A part of Ammospiza caudacuta isolate bAmmCau1 chromosome 5, bAmmCau1.pri, whole genome shotgun sequence genomic DNA contains:
- the LOC131558305 gene encoding LOW QUALITY PROTEIN: pre-mRNA-splicing factor ISY1 homolog (The sequence of the model RefSeq protein was modified relative to this genomic sequence to represent the inferred CDS: inserted 5 bases in 3 codons), with protein MGGCVSVQDHPVIKVLCNATILKVPLPPCSVPGVFHWHTSGAEPGSVLGCGAAACTAHSAGLEEGKAKEPLLASXCHELPKAEKWRRQITGEISKKAAXIQNAALLEFRIWDLNDEISKLLREKGHWEYRIKELGGPDFARIGLKMLDHEGKEVPGDRGCKYFEAAKDLLGVREIFERNPXARGEEVEEENINGTHEEGADEEGGKEREGEDGQQKFIAHVPVPTQQQTEEAFVRILLFYILRYIVVFL; from the exons ATGGGTGGCTGTGTCTCTGTGCAGGATCATCCAGTTATAAAGGTGTTGTGCAATGCTACAATCCTGAAAGTGCCTTTGCCTccttgctctgtgccaggggtgTTTCACTGGCACActtctggagcagagccaggttcagttttggggtgcGGAGCTGCTGCATGCACGGCGCATTCGGCAGGGCTTGAGGAAGGAAAAGCCAAGGAGCCTTTGCTTGCATC GTGTCATGAACTGCCCAAAGCTGAGAAATGGAGGAGACAGATCACTGGGGAGATTTCTAAGAAAGCGGC CATCCAAAATGCTGCATTGCTTGAATTCAGAATTTGGGACCTGAATGATGAAATTAGCAAGCTTTTGAGGGAGAAAGGACACTGGGAATACAGAATAAAGGAGCTGGGAGGTCCTGACTTTGCTAGGATTGGCCTGAAAATGTTAGATCATGAAGGGAAAGAAGTTCCAGGAGACAGAGGCTGCAAATACTTTGAGGCTGCAAAGGACTTGCTAGGAGTTAGAGAGATTTTTGAAAGGAACC TTGCAAGAGGTGAGGAGGTGGAGGAAGAAAACATCAATGGTACCCATGAAGAAGGGGCTGATGAGGAAGGTGGCAAGGAGAGAGAAGGTGAAGATGGCCAACAGAAATTTATTGCACATGTTCCAGTGCCAACTCAACAGCAGACTGAGGAAGCTTTTGTACGAATATTACTTTTCTACATTTTAAGATATATAGTTGTTTTCCTTTAA